A stretch of the Sphingobacterium thalpophilum genome encodes the following:
- a CDS encoding HEPN domain-containing protein has product MALHLSKDDIDDHVISKIINEFVPTIAIIRYAHGTFSNRKAERVASSEGSYLPVHLLVVLNGSHSKGNEANLISAMENKLLRITKSTVLIHSLDFVNEGLSRGQDFFIDIIEKGIAIYKSDAFLLTTYFRIHPRLKLGHIKKTYNNFHLKGAEFLKLAYIAYSKFNIHISVFLLHQSTELLMRNILITHTDYDPKIHNLRRLITYCNHVAPQINRIFFPKWNDPLVDNIDFNLLQESYIQARYKLEYHIDKKSVRRLLTKAKKLERLSSVLQGRLCTKLSAQF; this is encoded by the coding sequence ATGGCCCTCCACTTGTCGAAGGACGATATTGATGATCATGTTATCAGTAAAATAATAAACGAATTTGTGCCGACGATAGCCATTATCCGTTATGCACATGGAACATTTTCAAATAGGAAAGCAGAACGGGTAGCTTCTTCGGAAGGAAGCTACCTTCCTGTACATCTTCTAGTTGTACTCAACGGTTCACATAGCAAAGGAAATGAAGCAAATTTAATCAGTGCAATGGAAAACAAGTTACTTCGTATCACAAAATCAACAGTTTTGATTCACAGTCTTGATTTCGTTAACGAAGGGTTGTCTCGGGGACAGGACTTTTTTATCGACATTATTGAGAAAGGAATTGCAATCTATAAGTCTGATGCATTTCTATTAACCACTTATTTTAGAATACATCCCAGATTAAAATTGGGACATATCAAAAAGACGTATAACAACTTCCACTTAAAAGGTGCTGAATTTCTGAAGCTGGCCTACATCGCCTACTCAAAATTTAATATTCATATCAGTGTATTCCTACTCCATCAGTCTACAGAATTATTGATGCGGAATATATTGATCACACATACGGATTACGATCCAAAAATCCATAATTTAAGAAGGTTAATCACCTATTGTAACCATGTCGCTCCTCAAATAAACAGGATATTCTTCCCGAAATGGAATGATCCTTTGGTAGACAACATAGATTTCAACCTCCTGCAAGAAAGTTATATTCAGGCGCGGTATAAACTGGAATATCACATTGATAAAAAATCCGTTAGAAGATTACTGACAAAAGCAAAAAAATTGGAACGCTTGAGTTCGGTATTACAAGGGCGGTTATGCACCAAACTTTCAGCACAATTTTGA
- the recG gene encoding ATP-dependent DNA helicase RecG: protein MAELSLITPIEYLKGVGPQKADVLKKELQVFTIGDLLTQYPFRYIDRTEFHKIRKLHPDMMAAQVLGRLVSLQLVGEKRTKRLVGSFRDETGSMELVWFQSIPWLQKSLKVGSAYVIYGKPSEFNGQISITHPEMDLYNPQAKQVGNMSLQPVYSSTEKLKKFNLDTKGIQRLQQTALETVYRSITETLPEEVLKEHQLVSRQQALASIHFPKSQKELNQAIKRIKFEELFFIQLKLLNNKQLNTQKFRGQRFSQVGEKFNTFFNERLPFPLTGAQKRVIKEIRIDTNTGTQMNRLVQGDVGSGKTVVALMSMLLAVDNGFQACMMAPTEILATQHYHGLKELAGDDLVNIKLLTGSTSTKERRLIHQALEDGTLDILIGTHALIEDKVKFKNLGFVVIDEQHRFGVEQRAKLWRKNVIPPHMLVMTATPIPRTLAMTMYGDLDISVIDELPAGRKPIKTVHFFESSRLRMFGFMREEIAKGRQVYVVYPLIKESEKLDLIYLEAGLENLQREFPLPQYKISIVHGKMPVKDKEFEMQRFVRHETQIMVATTVIEVGVNVPNASVMVIENSERFGLSQLHQLRGRVGRGAEQSFCILMSGNKLSKEGRLRLDTMVRTNDGFEIAEVDLQLRGPGDISGTQQSGVLDLKMANLATDQALLTACRNTVIAIFKEDPMLQSPKNQLLRSFLARKSDGIAWDKIS, encoded by the coding sequence ATGGCTGAATTAAGTTTAATTACCCCGATAGAATACCTCAAAGGTGTAGGTCCCCAAAAGGCGGATGTGCTCAAAAAAGAGTTGCAGGTATTTACCATTGGTGACTTGCTGACACAGTATCCCTTTCGTTATATCGACCGCACCGAATTCCATAAGATCCGGAAACTGCATCCCGATATGATGGCTGCGCAGGTACTGGGCCGCCTGGTATCCTTACAATTGGTCGGTGAAAAAAGAACGAAACGGCTCGTCGGCTCCTTCAGGGACGAAACAGGTTCCATGGAACTGGTCTGGTTTCAGTCAATCCCCTGGCTCCAGAAATCGCTCAAGGTAGGTTCAGCGTACGTCATCTATGGTAAGCCCAGTGAATTCAATGGCCAGATTTCCATTACCCATCCCGAAATGGACCTGTACAATCCGCAGGCCAAACAAGTGGGCAATATGAGCCTGCAGCCGGTCTATTCGTCTACAGAGAAACTTAAAAAGTTCAACCTGGACACCAAGGGGATTCAGCGCCTCCAGCAAACCGCCCTCGAAACCGTCTATCGAAGTATTACAGAGACATTGCCCGAAGAGGTGCTGAAGGAACATCAGCTGGTTTCCAGACAGCAGGCCTTGGCTTCCATCCATTTTCCTAAATCCCAAAAAGAACTTAACCAGGCAATTAAGAGGATAAAATTTGAGGAACTGTTTTTCATACAGCTCAAACTGCTCAACAACAAGCAGCTGAACACTCAAAAATTCCGAGGCCAGCGCTTCAGTCAGGTTGGAGAGAAATTCAATACCTTTTTCAATGAGCGGCTTCCATTTCCGCTGACAGGTGCCCAAAAACGTGTCATCAAGGAAATCCGGATCGACACCAACACCGGTACCCAGATGAACCGGCTCGTACAGGGGGACGTAGGCTCCGGAAAAACAGTTGTGGCGCTCATGAGTATGCTGCTAGCCGTCGACAATGGCTTTCAGGCCTGCATGATGGCTCCCACAGAAATTTTGGCCACCCAGCATTATCATGGACTCAAAGAGCTTGCCGGAGATGATCTCGTCAACATCAAGCTGCTCACCGGCTCCACAAGCACCAAGGAACGCCGGCTGATCCACCAGGCACTGGAAGATGGAACTTTGGATATATTGATCGGCACACATGCCCTGATTGAAGACAAGGTGAAATTCAAAAATCTGGGCTTCGTCGTCATCGACGAGCAGCATCGATTCGGCGTGGAACAACGGGCCAAGCTGTGGCGCAAAAACGTCATCCCACCCCATATGCTGGTGATGACTGCAACCCCCATTCCTCGTACACTGGCCATGACCATGTACGGCGACCTGGATATCTCGGTGATTGATGAGCTGCCGGCAGGACGTAAGCCCATCAAAACAGTTCATTTTTTTGAAAGCTCACGCCTGAGGATGTTTGGATTTATGCGTGAGGAAATTGCCAAAGGCCGCCAGGTATATGTAGTATATCCCCTGATCAAAGAAAGCGAAAAACTGGATCTCATTTATCTGGAGGCTGGCCTGGAGAACCTGCAGCGCGAATTTCCGCTGCCACAGTATAAGATCAGCATCGTTCACGGCAAAATGCCGGTGAAGGACAAAGAGTTTGAGATGCAGCGTTTTGTCCGGCACGAAACGCAGATCATGGTTGCCACAACCGTTATTGAGGTCGGTGTCAACGTACCCAATGCCTCCGTCATGGTGATCGAAAATTCCGAGCGATTTGGTCTGTCCCAGCTGCATCAGCTGAGGGGCCGTGTAGGCCGGGGAGCCGAGCAGTCTTTCTGTATTCTTATGTCCGGCAACAAGCTCAGCAAAGAGGGACGTCTGCGGCTCGACACCATGGTGCGCACCAACGATGGCTTTGAAATCGCCGAAGTAGATCTACAGCTACGCGGCCCCGGCGATATTTCAGGTACGCAGCAGTCGGGTGTACTCGACCTTAAAATGGCAAACCTGGCCACCGACCAGGCCTTGCTGACCGCGTGCAGGAATACGGTCATTGCGATCTTTAAGGAAGATCCTATGCTGCAAAGCCCAAAAAACCAGCTCCTCCGCAGCTTCCTGGCCCGCAAATCGGATGGCATAGCCTGGGATAAGATCTCCTGA
- a CDS encoding PepSY-associated TM helix domain-containing protein yields MNNRNYNIYFNTHTISGIIICALLYVIFFAGSFAFFRDEIAAWQNNTSYKTYETDHRHFDKLLDSLQEGTNLHGRDITFYLYREETFAYVGYTPSNDSILNKENLAKITPEQQAANQKGRRRGGNGDAKNFTYNFASHRPGDYAQNYDMGEFLFRLHFLAQLNQVPIRLGIAPFGYLLAGLTAFIFLFALITGLLLHWDKLVSNFFVFRPFNKWKTVWTDMHTALGVIGFPFQFIFAVTGTFLIINSVLALPFSKLLYHGDQQKMYQEIGVTANDNYPYSYKPLHAKAKIAPFLDLAKSKWPDSEFKRITVKNYGDSNMHVIMELEPQYNTRFAGSGLLTVKVADNKIIEEKSPVADATYADYVKSLLYRLHYGDYGGYPLKGVYFILGVMGCLVIISGILIWLVARDKNSVPPRKRKFNFWAANIFTAICLTMLPVTAITFIAIKLSPQVDQDFIYRVYFYCWLLFSVYYIIRKSIRRTNRETLLMGSILAFLIPIVNGFMTGSWIWDTFRNGQRDIFVVDFLWLMIGIIGVLAYSKSRKFFEKIH; encoded by the coding sequence ATGAACAACCGGAATTATAACATCTACTTTAATACACATACGATCAGCGGCATCATTATCTGTGCGCTGCTGTATGTGATATTCTTTGCGGGGTCATTTGCCTTTTTTAGAGATGAGATCGCTGCCTGGCAGAACAATACATCATACAAAACATATGAAACAGATCATCGGCATTTTGATAAACTGCTGGATTCATTGCAGGAGGGGACAAACCTCCATGGCCGTGATATCACCTTCTATCTGTACCGGGAAGAAACCTTTGCTTATGTTGGCTATACCCCCTCGAATGACAGTATTTTAAACAAGGAAAACCTCGCAAAGATAACGCCTGAACAGCAGGCTGCAAACCAGAAGGGCCGCCGCCGGGGCGGTAATGGGGATGCAAAGAATTTTACTTACAATTTCGCCAGCCACAGGCCCGGAGATTATGCGCAGAATTATGACATGGGTGAATTTTTGTTCCGTTTACACTTTTTGGCCCAGCTCAATCAGGTGCCTATTCGGCTCGGCATAGCTCCCTTTGGCTACTTGCTTGCCGGTCTCACCGCCTTTATATTCTTATTTGCACTTATTACTGGTCTACTGTTGCATTGGGATAAACTTGTTTCTAATTTTTTTGTTTTTAGACCATTCAATAAGTGGAAGACTGTTTGGACGGATATGCATACCGCTTTGGGTGTCATCGGCTTTCCCTTCCAGTTTATTTTTGCCGTTACGGGGACATTTCTGATCATCAATTCTGTCCTTGCGCTCCCTTTTAGCAAGTTGCTTTACCATGGCGATCAGCAAAAAATGTATCAGGAAATCGGCGTGACTGCCAACGATAATTATCCCTACAGCTATAAGCCTCTACACGCTAAAGCGAAGATTGCGCCTTTTCTTGACTTGGCGAAGAGCAAGTGGCCAGATAGCGAGTTTAAACGCATCACAGTGAAAAACTATGGGGATTCCAATATGCATGTAATCATGGAACTGGAGCCGCAGTACAATACGCGTTTTGCCGGATCCGGCCTGTTGACGGTGAAAGTCGCCGACAATAAAATTATAGAGGAAAAGTCGCCTGTAGCAGATGCCACTTATGCGGATTACGTCAAAAGCCTGCTGTATAGATTGCATTACGGTGATTACGGCGGTTATCCGCTAAAAGGTGTATATTTTATCTTGGGAGTCATGGGGTGCCTGGTGATTATCTCAGGTATTCTGATCTGGCTGGTGGCACGCGATAAAAATAGTGTGCCTCCGCGGAAACGGAAATTTAATTTCTGGGCGGCCAATATTTTTACTGCAATCTGCCTAACCATGCTGCCTGTCACCGCGATTACGTTTATCGCGATCAAACTGAGCCCGCAGGTGGATCAGGACTTTATTTATCGGGTATATTTCTACTGCTGGCTGCTGTTTTCCGTTTACTATATCATACGTAAAAGTATTCGCAGAACCAACCGCGAGACCTTGTTGATGGGCAGTATTTTGGCATTCCTTATTCCTATAGTCAATGGTTTTATGACCGGCAGCTGGATCTGGGATACTTTTAGGAATGGACAGCGCGATATCTTTGTCGTAGACTTCTTATGGCTGATGATCGGAATTATCGGTGTCCTTGCGTATAGTAAAAGCAGGAAGTTTTTTGAAAAAATCCATTAG
- a CDS encoding aminotransferase-like domain-containing protein, which produces MAQLLYKKIANIVENQIKNGSLAYGDRLPSVRSAQKLYNVSLNTAKSAYMELESRSLIESRPKSGFFVSLAGQRRMSIPSTSTFKTHEKKQDPAALIDKVFHSLEDKEITRFSLGLPSPSLLPIQKLNKCILESVHELHDYGDQYGQVQGSPSLRKEIAKWSLVLDGKISDEDLIITSGAMNAIYSCLRAVTKPGDTIAVESPLYFGFIQAFQVLGLKTIEIPTHPITGIELEALKKVIHKIDVCCFVSNFSNPLGALMPDEHKRELVKLLALHHIPLIEDDLYGNIYFGTSRPKPCKYYDEEGLVMWCGSITKVLAPGFRIGWVEPGIYKEKILKQRLIQTISQPAIYQEAVAKFLQIGRYDHHLHTFRKKLYSNYVNFRNSIETHFPENTKMSQPEGGFVLWLELDPKIDSATLYDYALRQKLSFAPGRMFTQHDQFNNCIRLNYAVDWNEKTAQDLMRLGRFFKAVM; this is translated from the coding sequence ATGGCGCAGCTGTTATATAAGAAAATTGCAAACATTGTCGAGAACCAAATCAAAAACGGTTCTTTGGCTTATGGTGACCGTCTGCCTTCTGTCCGCAGTGCCCAAAAGCTTTACAACGTGAGCTTAAATACCGCGAAAAGTGCCTATATGGAGCTAGAAAGCAGGTCGTTGATCGAATCTCGTCCCAAATCCGGTTTTTTTGTGAGCCTGGCGGGACAACGACGCATGTCCATCCCTTCGACATCGACCTTTAAAACGCACGAAAAAAAGCAGGATCCGGCGGCATTGATCGATAAGGTATTTCATTCGCTTGAAGACAAAGAGATCACCCGCTTTTCCCTTGGACTCCCTAGCCCCTCCCTGCTTCCCATTCAGAAACTCAATAAATGCATCCTCGAATCGGTTCATGAACTGCACGACTACGGAGATCAATACGGTCAGGTGCAGGGTAGCCCCAGCCTACGCAAGGAAATTGCCAAATGGTCATTGGTACTGGATGGAAAAATAAGCGATGAGGATCTAATCATCACCTCGGGCGCCATGAACGCCATCTACAGCTGCTTACGCGCGGTAACCAAGCCCGGCGATACCATCGCAGTGGAAAGTCCGCTCTACTTTGGTTTTATACAGGCATTTCAGGTGCTAGGACTGAAAACCATCGAAATCCCAACCCATCCGATAACAGGCATTGAACTGGAGGCCCTGAAGAAAGTGATCCACAAAATCGATGTCTGCTGTTTTGTTTCCAATTTCAGTAATCCGCTGGGAGCACTCATGCCGGACGAACACAAACGCGAGCTTGTCAAACTTCTGGCCCTGCACCATATTCCATTGATCGAGGATGACCTCTATGGCAATATCTATTTCGGCACGTCCAGGCCCAAACCTTGTAAATATTATGATGAAGAGGGACTGGTAATGTGGTGCGGTTCGATCACCAAAGTGCTGGCACCGGGTTTCCGGATCGGATGGGTAGAACCCGGCATATATAAAGAAAAGATCCTGAAACAAAGGCTGATTCAAACCATATCGCAGCCAGCGATCTACCAGGAAGCTGTTGCCAAATTCCTGCAGATCGGACGTTATGACCACCACCTCCATACCTTCAGAAAAAAATTGTACAGCAACTACGTCAATTTTAGGAATAGTATCGAAACACATTTTCCCGAAAACACCAAAATGTCCCAGCCTGAGGGTGGCTTCGTGCTTTGGCTCGAGCTCGATCCCAAAATCGATTCTGCCACGCTTTACGATTATGCCCTCAGACAAAAACTAAGCTTTGCTCCGGGCAGAATGTTCACACAGCACGATCAGTTCAATAATTGTATCCGTCTCAACTACGCCGTGGACTGGAATGAAAAAACTGCACAAGATCTGATGCGGCTGGGAAGGTTTTTCAAAGCAGTCATGTAA
- the lipB gene encoding lipoyl(octanoyl) transferase LipB, with the protein MNKSVQFQDWGLVDYQEAWDRQESIFKSVLDIKHDNRVNETKNPTPNYLIFTAHPHVYTLGKSGHEEYLLLDEKGLEEKHAKFYKINRGGDITYHGPGQIVGYPILDLDNFFTDIHLYLRTLEEAIILTCADYGIEAGRYPGYTGVWIEPDKATARKICAMGVRASRWVTMHGFAFNVNTDLEYFGNIIPCGIDDKDVTSLKRELGTEVDMEDVKQKLKGHIARLFEMEVI; encoded by the coding sequence ATGAATAAATCGGTGCAGTTTCAGGACTGGGGCCTGGTAGACTATCAGGAAGCCTGGGACAGACAGGAATCCATTTTTAAAAGCGTTTTGGATATCAAGCATGACAACAGGGTCAACGAAACAAAAAATCCAACTCCCAATTACCTGATTTTCACCGCGCATCCCCATGTTTACACGCTCGGAAAAAGCGGACATGAGGAATATCTGCTGCTGGATGAAAAGGGATTGGAGGAGAAACACGCTAAGTTCTATAAGATCAATCGCGGCGGCGATATCACTTACCATGGACCGGGCCAGATCGTGGGCTATCCGATATTGGATCTGGACAACTTTTTCACGGATATTCACCTCTATCTGCGGACATTGGAGGAAGCCATTATCTTAACTTGCGCTGATTATGGTATTGAAGCAGGACGTTACCCCGGATATACCGGTGTTTGGATAGAACCGGACAAAGCAACGGCGCGCAAGATCTGCGCAATGGGGGTACGTGCGTCGCGTTGGGTGACCATGCATGGCTTTGCATTCAACGTCAATACCGACCTGGAATACTTTGGCAATATTATCCCTTGTGGCATCGACGACAAGGACGTCACATCACTCAAACGCGAACTCGGTACCGAAGTGGATATGGAAGACGTCAAACAAAAACTCAAAGGACATATTGCCCGTCTTTTTGAAATGGAAGTCATCTAA
- a CDS encoding HEPN domain-containing protein has product MNTELTPIIDTILRTLAVDEIYQWTYAHDGRKYQILQINILSSAGIRGGDPLGLVNKIIKNYPNVYAKVNFTQEVQKKLNQGLGRTYLIYQSQNRVYRNPAQEIPLVFPEYTAAEIIEKTSSYIDKEKSKIRSFIDGYNFYQQHKSHAHAAFMLHQAIELSLKTAENLLLNDERKSHSLKGYLGYIKTFDSRWAKLTASEEEKQALNKIDEAYVGYRYDQDYTIDENLLETAYQIAINALNWIYDYSHILFEEIRQQSCEKEASNTMIENFKDNNVIYKKFHCNGNYRDLILNILELYSTPSLVACFGYHSDRQKSNSPLQKRQEDQITHAYYLFIAYDGLNTDLSNLQQQTMDLLPHNVSLTLIAEETAYFTKKLSEGHPFFLSLMKAGDLWFQNSVIENIKPDRIASPELDLDYVRQQWHNRYNNARCLYHAFEEGWSFGVEGAYHALSQALEQTCLGVINAVLQYKPRSVGLPFLMNLCRLIVPEAHASFCLNNTDHVKLFKEIIKAQQQFRYNANYKGDLSSIIRLQELTKLFIDRCNDTIESYFEKFASQLAEKTE; this is encoded by the coding sequence ATGAACACCGAACTTACTCCAATCATCGATACTATACTTCGGACCCTCGCCGTGGATGAAATTTACCAATGGACTTATGCCCACGATGGCAGGAAATATCAAATACTACAGATTAATATCCTGTCAAGTGCGGGAATTCGAGGTGGCGATCCACTTGGTTTGGTCAACAAAATCATCAAGAATTATCCCAACGTATACGCCAAAGTAAATTTCACCCAAGAAGTACAAAAAAAACTCAACCAAGGGTTGGGGCGCACCTACCTAATCTATCAATCACAAAATCGCGTTTACCGAAATCCCGCCCAAGAGATTCCGCTTGTATTTCCCGAATACACCGCAGCTGAGATTATCGAAAAAACCAGCTCGTATATCGATAAAGAAAAAAGTAAAATCAGATCGTTTATTGATGGCTATAATTTCTATCAACAGCACAAAAGTCATGCTCATGCGGCATTTATGCTCCATCAGGCAATCGAGCTATCGTTAAAGACTGCAGAAAATCTTCTCTTAAATGATGAACGCAAATCACATTCGCTAAAAGGCTATCTAGGCTATATCAAAACATTTGATTCCAGATGGGCCAAATTAACTGCATCCGAAGAGGAGAAACAAGCACTGAACAAGATTGATGAGGCATATGTTGGCTATCGTTATGATCAAGATTACACTATAGACGAAAACCTATTGGAAACAGCTTATCAGATTGCTATAAACGCATTAAACTGGATTTACGATTATTCCCATATTTTATTCGAAGAAATTCGGCAGCAGTCTTGTGAAAAAGAAGCATCGAATACAATGATCGAAAATTTCAAAGATAACAATGTTATTTACAAAAAATTTCATTGTAATGGTAATTATAGAGACCTGATCTTAAATATTCTGGAATTATACAGTACCCCTTCCTTAGTCGCCTGTTTCGGTTATCATTCGGATCGTCAAAAGTCCAATAGCCCGCTCCAAAAGCGTCAAGAGGATCAGATTACCCACGCTTACTACCTCTTTATCGCGTATGATGGCTTAAATACGGATCTCTCCAACCTACAACAACAGACAATGGATTTACTCCCGCACAACGTGTCCCTGACCTTGATTGCTGAAGAAACTGCTTACTTTACCAAAAAACTTTCCGAAGGCCATCCTTTCTTTTTATCACTGATGAAAGCCGGCGACCTCTGGTTTCAAAATTCAGTCATTGAAAATATTAAGCCTGACCGCATCGCTAGCCCTGAACTCGACTTAGATTATGTACGACAACAATGGCACAATCGTTACAATAACGCCCGCTGTCTATACCATGCTTTTGAAGAGGGTTGGTCCTTTGGCGTCGAAGGCGCATATCATGCATTGTCACAAGCACTGGAACAGACCTGTCTGGGTGTTATCAATGCTGTTCTCCAATACAAACCGCGATCCGTAGGCCTTCCATTTCTAATGAACCTCTGCCGATTAATTGTTCCTGAAGCACACGCGAGCTTTTGTCTGAACAACACCGATCATGTTAAACTGTTTAAAGAAATAATCAAAGCTCAGCAGCAATTTAGATATAACGCCAACTACAAAGGCGATCTATCCTCCATTATCAGGTTACAGGAACTTACAAAGTTGTTTATCGATCGCTGTAACGACACAATAGAAAGTTATTTTGAAAAATTTGCAAGTCAACTGGCAGAGAAAACTGAATAA
- the hflX gene encoding GTPase HflX has protein sequence MARFKIHDTAIKPETAVLVSVITPNVTETKAKEYLEELEFLVKTAGGETRGTFMQKLGFPDRATFVGSGKLEEIKAFVEAEEIDIVVFDDELSPSQLRNIEKELKRKILDRSNLILDIFARHAKTAQAKTQVELAQLQYLLPRLTRMWTHLERQRGGIGMRGPGESQIETDRRIILDKISLFKERLKAIDKQNETQRKNRGEMIRVALVGYTNVGKSTIMNMISKSDVLIENKLFATLDTTVRKVVIDNLPFLLSDTVGFIRKLPHHLVECFKSTLDEVREADVLIHVVDISHPNFEDHIQAVNETLKDLKALDKPVITVFNKIDLYKPAIEEGQDGEEIEVTLDDFRNSWMAKNADPAVFLSATNKTNIEEFRKTLYDIVVKMHNARYPYNNLLY, from the coding sequence ATGGCCAGATTTAAAATACACGATACAGCAATAAAACCCGAAACAGCCGTCTTGGTGAGTGTGATCACTCCAAATGTGACGGAAACGAAAGCAAAAGAATACCTCGAGGAACTTGAGTTTCTTGTGAAGACTGCCGGCGGTGAGACCAGAGGCACGTTTATGCAAAAACTGGGTTTCCCCGATCGCGCGACCTTCGTCGGAAGTGGCAAACTGGAGGAGATCAAAGCCTTTGTCGAAGCCGAAGAAATCGACATCGTGGTCTTTGACGATGAGTTATCACCATCCCAGCTCCGCAACATTGAGAAAGAACTCAAGCGTAAAATCCTCGACCGGTCCAATCTGATCCTCGATATCTTTGCGCGGCACGCAAAAACGGCCCAAGCCAAGACCCAGGTCGAGCTGGCACAGCTGCAATACTTATTACCACGTCTGACCCGTATGTGGACTCACTTGGAGCGTCAGCGCGGGGGTATTGGTATGCGCGGTCCGGGTGAATCCCAGATCGAAACGGACAGACGGATTATCCTGGACAAGATCTCCCTCTTCAAGGAGAGACTCAAAGCCATCGATAAACAGAACGAGACTCAACGCAAAAACCGCGGCGAGATGATCCGCGTAGCATTGGTAGGATACACCAACGTCGGTAAGTCAACGATCATGAACATGATTTCCAAATCTGATGTGCTGATCGAGAACAAGCTCTTTGCCACATTGGATACCACCGTCCGCAAGGTTGTCATAGACAATCTTCCGTTTCTGCTGTCAGATACCGTTGGTTTTATCCGTAAATTGCCGCACCACCTCGTGGAATGCTTCAAATCCACATTGGATGAAGTACGCGAGGCGGATGTACTGATCCATGTCGTGGACATCTCACACCCCAACTTCGAAGATCATATCCAAGCGGTGAATGAGACCTTGAAAGACCTCAAAGCACTGGACAAACCGGTGATTACGGTGTTCAACAAGATCGACTTGTACAAACCGGCGATCGAGGAAGGACAGGATGGCGAAGAAATTGAGGTGACATTGGACGATTTCCGCAATTCCTGGATGGCGAAAAACGCCGATCCGGCCGTCTTCCTCTCCGCAACGAACAAAACCAACATCGAGGAATTCAGGAAAACATTGTACGATATCGTTGTCAAAATGCACAATGCACGATACCCGTATAATAATTTGTTATACTAA